A single region of the Phycisphaerae bacterium RAS1 genome encodes:
- the trpC gene encoding Indole-3-glycerol phosphate synthase produces the protein MKVHGVLAEILAHKRIEIERAKATLPAARLEAMPGFSAPPRGFYHAIVASAIPGRPRLIAEIKRSSPSVGVIQSDFDPVARARAYAAGGASGLSVLTDEKYFDGSLASIAEVKRAVALPVLRKDFIIDPYQVHEARAHGADAILLIAEALDGARLVELLRLARSLALDVLLEVHDRASLDAVIAAVPPPLREGVLLGINNRDLRRQVTRLETTEQLAPLVPADWPFVSESGVKTRDDVRRLSAAGACGLLIGETLMRSNDPRRTIEELLR, from the coding sequence GTGAAGGTGCACGGCGTCCTCGCGGAAATTCTGGCCCACAAGAGAATCGAGATCGAACGTGCGAAGGCGACCCTGCCTGCGGCCCGGCTTGAGGCGATGCCCGGGTTCTCAGCGCCGCCGCGCGGCTTCTACCACGCGATCGTCGCGTCGGCGATCCCCGGCCGGCCGCGCCTGATCGCAGAGATCAAGCGCTCCAGCCCATCCGTGGGCGTAATTCAGTCCGATTTCGACCCGGTCGCGCGGGCGCGCGCGTATGCGGCTGGCGGAGCGTCCGGGCTGAGCGTGCTCACGGACGAGAAGTACTTTGACGGATCGCTCGCCTCCATCGCCGAGGTAAAGCGGGCGGTCGCGCTGCCCGTGCTGCGGAAAGACTTCATCATCGACCCGTACCAGGTGCACGAGGCCCGCGCGCACGGCGCCGATGCGATTCTGCTGATCGCCGAGGCGCTCGACGGGGCCCGGCTGGTCGAGCTGCTGCGGCTGGCCCGCTCACTCGCGCTGGATGTGCTGCTGGAAGTCCATGACCGCGCGTCGCTCGACGCGGTCATCGCCGCCGTTCCGCCGCCGCTGCGCGAGGGGGTGCTGCTGGGGATCAACAATCGCGACCTGCGGCGGCAGGTCACGCGTCTCGAGACGACGGAGCAGCTGGCGCCGCTGGTCCCCGCCGATTGGCCGTTCGTTTCCGAAAGCGGCGTGAAAACGCGCGACGACGTGCGCCGCCTGAGCGCGGCGGGCGCATGCGGGTTGCTGATCGGCGAGACGCTGATGCGCAGCAACGATCCGCGACGGACGATCGAGGAGTTGCTGAGGTAG
- the gdhB_3 gene encoding Quinoprotein glucose dehydrogenase B precursor, whose protein sequence is MRMHSGRFCAFAAILAVTPILAPAGVGIPELDTVRVASGLSRPLYVTAPEGDFARIFILEQFSGTTGRIRILNIPGNTLNATPYLSISPVSTGNEQGLLGMAFHPDFLNNGYFWVDYTNSAGTTVIARYQANAPYATSTTANAASATTVLTIAQPFTNHNGGWVAFGPDGYLYIGMGDGGSANDPNGNGQNINVLLGKMLRIDVDGADNIPGNDDDDGAIGMTLPPYTSPSDNPFAGVIAGMDQIWSIGLRNPWRNSFDRATGDLYIGDVGQNAIEEIDFQTGGMAGTPVRNYGWRCMEGTSCTGLTGCTCNAANLTLPISQYSHAGGRCSLTGGYVYRGCAIPELNGVYFFADYCTAEIFSFTYSGSGSAPAATSRTAELAPGGGLAINTITSFGEDALGEIYICDQGGEVFKIVSAASVLIDCNANGQQDGCDIASGASLDTNANGIPDECEGACCLSGGECSFGTSTDCGTAGGTYQGNGTNCLTAECAPPCLLCGDTNCDGAVDILDINPFIAAVGDACATPLPGGCDCVCAADTNGDGNVDILDINPFISALEGSPCPAP, encoded by the coding sequence ATGCGAATGCACTCAGGACGCTTTTGCGCATTCGCGGCGATTCTCGCCGTGACACCGATCCTCGCCCCCGCCGGCGTCGGCATCCCCGAACTCGACACCGTCCGCGTCGCCAGCGGCCTGTCGCGTCCGCTCTATGTGACTGCGCCGGAGGGCGATTTCGCCCGCATCTTCATTCTCGAGCAGTTCTCAGGAACGACCGGCCGCATCCGCATCCTGAACATCCCGGGAAACACGCTTAACGCGACGCCCTACCTCTCGATTTCGCCCGTATCGACCGGCAACGAGCAGGGCTTGCTGGGCATGGCGTTTCACCCGGACTTCCTCAACAACGGATACTTCTGGGTCGATTACACCAACTCGGCCGGAACCACCGTCATCGCCCGCTACCAGGCCAACGCGCCCTACGCCACTTCGACCACTGCCAACGCCGCCAGCGCCACCACCGTTTTGACGATTGCCCAGCCCTTCACGAACCACAACGGCGGGTGGGTCGCCTTCGGCCCTGACGGTTACCTGTATATCGGAATGGGCGACGGCGGAAGCGCCAACGATCCGAACGGCAATGGGCAGAACATCAACGTCCTGCTCGGGAAGATGCTGCGCATCGACGTGGACGGCGCCGACAACATCCCCGGCAACGACGATGACGACGGCGCCATCGGCATGACCCTGCCGCCCTACACGAGTCCGTCCGACAATCCGTTCGCGGGCGTGATCGCCGGCATGGACCAGATCTGGTCGATCGGCCTGCGGAACCCCTGGCGAAATTCCTTCGACCGCGCCACCGGCGACCTCTACATCGGTGACGTCGGCCAGAATGCCATCGAAGAAATCGACTTCCAGACCGGCGGAATGGCCGGCACGCCCGTCCGCAACTACGGCTGGCGCTGCATGGAAGGCACAAGCTGCACCGGCCTCACCGGCTGCACCTGCAACGCCGCCAACCTGACGCTCCCCATCTCGCAGTACAGCCACGCTGGCGGCCGCTGCTCGCTCACCGGCGGATACGTCTATCGCGGCTGCGCCATCCCTGAACTGAACGGCGTCTATTTCTTCGCCGACTACTGCACCGCCGAGATCTTCAGCTTCACCTACAGCGGCAGCGGCTCGGCGCCCGCCGCGACCAGCCGCACGGCCGAATTGGCCCCCGGCGGCGGCCTGGCGATCAACACGATCACCTCCTTCGGCGAAGACGCGCTGGGCGAGATATACATTTGTGATCAGGGCGGTGAAGTGTTCAAGATCGTCTCGGCCGCGTCCGTCCTGATCGACTGCAACGCCAACGGACAACAGGACGGCTGCGACATCGCCTCCGGCGCCTCGCTGGATACGAACGCCAACGGCATCCCGGACGAGTGCGAAGGGGCCTGCTGCCTTTCGGGCGGCGAGTGTTCCTTCGGCACGTCGACCGACTGCGGCACGGCGGGCGGCACGTACCAGGGCAACGGCACAAACTGCCTGACCGCGGAATGCGCCCCGCCCTGTCTGCTCTGCGGCGACACCAATTGTGACGGCGCCGTGGACATCCTCGACATCAACCCGTTCATTGCGGCCGTCGGCGACGCTTGTGCGACGCCGCTGCCCGGCGGCTGCGACTGCGTGTGCGCCGCCGACACGAACGGCGACGGGAACGTGGACATCCTGGATATCAACCCGTTCATCTCGGCCCTGGAAGGATCCCCCTGCCCAGCGCCGTAG
- the rpsA_2 gene encoding 30S ribosomal protein S1 encodes MSTDPQKFDDAEIKQQLEAALGGLSAEDVKKHMSGRHGPRHSESKGRIRGTIVSIRGSDVFVDIGGKSEGVLALDEFEPDQPPAAGQVFDLVPHGFDRESGLMRLSLSEVRLDSEGGQLRIGDVVKAKVTGTNIGGLELRIHGVRGFMPLSQVDIVRHDDTASFLNHWLECEVVEADRRGKSVVLSRRKLLERQREADRRVLKEQLAEGQTRKGVVRRIAEYGAFVDLGGIDGLLHVSDMSYSRVNNASEMVKVGDELEVRILKIDWEKDRVSLGMKQLAPDPWTLVTANFSVGATVDGKVTKLMEFGAFVELQPGVEGLIPVSEMSWTQRVRHPKDILNVGDSVRVSVLAIDPAKRKLTLSLKALGEDPWKDIQSRFQPEMMVAGAVTRIVDFGAFVSLTDGVEGLVHISQLSDQHVRRVSDVVEPGKVVQVRVLSVDPEQRRISLSMKSVAAAAAPVETAAGMAAPPPPPKKKRERPLRGGLTW; translated from the coding sequence GTGTCCACCGATCCGCAGAAGTTCGACGACGCTGAAATCAAGCAGCAGTTGGAGGCGGCCCTGGGCGGGCTGTCGGCCGAGGACGTCAAGAAGCACATGTCCGGCCGCCACGGTCCGCGCCATTCTGAAAGCAAGGGCCGCATCCGCGGGACCATCGTCAGCATCCGCGGCAGCGATGTCTTCGTCGATATCGGCGGCAAGAGCGAGGGCGTGCTGGCTTTGGACGAATTCGAGCCGGACCAGCCGCCGGCGGCGGGGCAGGTGTTTGACCTGGTTCCGCACGGGTTCGACCGTGAGTCCGGGCTGATGCGCCTGTCGCTCAGCGAGGTGCGGCTGGACAGCGAGGGCGGACAGCTCCGAATCGGCGACGTCGTCAAAGCCAAGGTCACCGGAACCAACATCGGCGGCCTAGAGTTGCGCATTCACGGCGTGCGCGGCTTCATGCCGCTTTCGCAGGTCGATATCGTCCGACACGACGACACGGCTTCTTTCCTCAACCACTGGCTGGAATGCGAGGTTGTCGAAGCGGATCGGCGCGGCAAGAGCGTGGTGCTCAGCCGTCGCAAGCTGCTGGAGCGGCAGCGCGAGGCCGACCGCAGGGTGCTGAAAGAGCAGCTCGCCGAAGGGCAGACGCGCAAGGGCGTGGTGCGGCGGATCGCCGAGTACGGCGCGTTCGTCGACCTGGGCGGGATCGACGGGCTGCTGCACGTCAGCGACATGAGCTACAGCCGCGTCAACAACGCCAGCGAGATGGTGAAGGTGGGCGACGAGCTTGAAGTCCGCATCCTCAAGATCGACTGGGAGAAGGACCGCGTTTCGCTGGGGATGAAGCAGCTCGCGCCCGATCCGTGGACGCTCGTGACGGCCAATTTCTCGGTCGGCGCGACGGTGGACGGCAAGGTCACGAAGCTGATGGAATTCGGCGCCTTCGTCGAGCTTCAGCCGGGAGTAGAAGGGCTGATCCCGGTGAGCGAGATGAGCTGGACGCAGCGCGTGCGCCACCCGAAGGACATTCTGAACGTCGGCGATTCGGTGCGCGTCTCCGTGCTGGCGATCGACCCGGCCAAGCGCAAGCTCACGCTCAGCCTTAAGGCGCTCGGCGAGGATCCATGGAAAGACATCCAATCCCGCTTTCAGCCGGAGATGATGGTCGCCGGGGCGGTGACGCGGATCGTCGATTTCGGGGCGTTTGTTTCGCTGACCGACGGGGTCGAGGGCCTGGTGCACATCTCGCAACTTTCAGATCAGCACGTCCGCCGCGTCAGCGACGTGGTTGAGCCGGGCAAGGTCGTGCAGGTGCGCGTGCTGTCGGTCGACCCGGAGCAGCGGCGCATTTCACTGTCGATGAAGAGCGTCGCCGCAGCCGCCGCGCCGGTGGAAACGGCGGCCGGTATGGCGGCGCCGCCGCCACCGCCGAAGAAGAAGCGCGAGCGTCCGCTGCGCGGCGGATTGACCTGGTAG
- the guaA gene encoding GMP synthase [glutamine-hydrolyzing] translates to MSDSARQNTPECVAILDFGSQYAQLIARRVRENHVYSELLAPDVAAAELRSRGLKGIILSGGPASVYSRDAPRCDPALFELGVPVLGICYGMQLACQALGGSVTAGQEREYGRVRLRVATPGGLFAHVPAETFVWMSHGDVVTHVGGSFESIAATDNCPIAAVRHRSRPVFGVQFHPEVSHTPLGGQILRNFLYEVCGCRADWSVGNVIESSVAEIRAQVAPEARVICGLSGGVDSSVAATLLHRAIGERLVCIFVDNGLLRRREAELVESTFRDHFGMQLRVVDAAARFLTELRGVVDPQEKRRIIGHEFIAVFKDEAARIPGARYLAQGTIYPDVIESGHGPHGQAVAIKSHHNVGGLPEELGFELVEPLRHLFKDEVRRLGEALGIPEDLLWRHPFPGPGLAVRIAGDITPERLEILRSADEILLDELITAGWYKKVAQGFAVLAPVASVGVMGDDRTFEGQNLVVIRLVETTDFMTADWVRIDHEVLARVSSRIINEVRGVNRVAYDISSKPPSTIEWQ, encoded by the coding sequence ATGTCGGACTCAGCCCGCCAGAACACGCCCGAGTGCGTCGCGATCCTCGACTTCGGAAGCCAGTACGCGCAACTCATCGCGCGCCGCGTGCGCGAAAACCACGTCTACAGCGAGCTACTCGCGCCCGACGTCGCGGCGGCGGAACTGCGCTCACGGGGACTGAAGGGCATCATCCTGTCGGGCGGACCCGCCAGCGTCTACAGCCGCGACGCGCCGCGCTGCGACCCGGCTCTGTTCGAGCTCGGCGTTCCCGTTCTCGGCATCTGCTACGGCATGCAGCTCGCCTGTCAGGCGCTGGGCGGCAGCGTCACGGCCGGCCAGGAGCGCGAGTACGGCCGCGTGCGGCTGCGCGTCGCGACGCCGGGCGGACTTTTCGCACACGTGCCGGCCGAGACGTTCGTCTGGATGAGCCACGGAGACGTCGTCACGCACGTGGGCGGGAGCTTCGAGAGCATCGCGGCGACGGACAACTGCCCGATCGCCGCCGTGCGGCACCGTTCGCGGCCGGTCTTCGGCGTGCAGTTTCATCCGGAGGTCTCGCACACGCCACTCGGGGGACAGATTCTGCGGAACTTTCTGTACGAAGTGTGCGGTTGCCGCGCGGACTGGTCGGTCGGCAACGTGATCGAATCATCCGTGGCGGAGATTCGGGCTCAGGTTGCGCCGGAAGCGCGCGTGATCTGCGGACTTTCGGGCGGCGTCGACAGCAGCGTCGCCGCCACGCTGCTTCATCGGGCGATCGGCGAGCGGCTGGTGTGCATTTTCGTGGACAACGGGCTGTTGCGGCGGCGCGAGGCGGAGCTGGTCGAGTCGACCTTTCGCGACCACTTCGGCATGCAGCTCCGCGTCGTGGATGCGGCGGCGCGGTTCCTGACCGAGCTGCGCGGCGTCGTCGATCCGCAGGAGAAGCGGCGGATCATCGGGCACGAATTCATCGCCGTCTTCAAGGATGAAGCGGCGCGCATTCCAGGCGCCCGCTACCTGGCGCAGGGGACGATTTACCCCGATGTGATCGAATCGGGGCACGGGCCGCATGGGCAGGCGGTGGCGATCAAGTCGCACCACAACGTCGGCGGACTGCCGGAGGAGCTGGGGTTCGAGCTGGTCGAACCGCTGAGGCATCTCTTCAAGGACGAGGTTCGCCGCCTGGGCGAAGCGCTGGGGATTCCGGAGGATCTGCTGTGGCGGCATCCGTTTCCCGGTCCCGGTCTGGCGGTGCGAATTGCCGGCGACATCACGCCCGAGCGGCTCGAAATCCTGCGAAGCGCCGACGAGATTCTGCTGGACGAATTGATCACCGCCGGCTGGTACAAGAAGGTCGCGCAGGGCTTCGCCGTCCTCGCACCGGTCGCGAGCGTGGGAGTCATGGGAGATGACCGCACATTCGAAGGGCAGAACCTGGTCGTTATCAGACTGGTTGAAACAACAGACTTCATGACGGCGGACTGGGTGCGCATCGATCATGAAGTGCTGGCACGCGTCAGCAGCCGCATCATCAACGAAGTTCGCGGCGTAAATCGCGTGGCGTATGACATTTCGAGCAAGCCGCCGAGCACGATCGAATGGCAGTGA
- a CDS encoding Collagen triple helix repeat (20 copies) produces the protein MCKQLRVKCLGAVCCSFLLMDAKLDCKDVAAAGLLDGFWFALGAANTQAQIDAALNADATGAGTNANDNGQTGQDIPGTPGPQGEQGEQGAKGDPGDAGTAGDPGPMGPAGPTGPAGPAGPAGPTGPAGADGADGADGADGADGTDGSDGADGADGADGADGEDGVDLTGVLARAVVRASGEVRAGRGITSARPTDGGGQPLVGVYDLTVDVSARTPNAAATRNDFPIIITIRAIAAQPDGGELLLLVAHYQALSLDLGTNTLVIRVFIEDLRTGIRNNAEFSAVVFDP, from the coding sequence ATGTGTAAGCAACTTCGAGTGAAGTGCCTCGGCGCGGTTTGTTGCTCGTTCCTGCTGATGGACGCCAAGCTCGACTGCAAGGACGTCGCGGCAGCGGGGTTGTTGGACGGTTTCTGGTTCGCGCTCGGGGCCGCCAATACGCAAGCTCAAATCGACGCTGCGTTGAATGCGGACGCTACGGGCGCGGGCACGAACGCGAATGACAATGGGCAAACTGGTCAGGACATCCCCGGCACGCCGGGCCCGCAGGGAGAGCAGGGCGAGCAGGGCGCCAAGGGTGATCCGGGCGACGCGGGAACCGCGGGAGATCCCGGCCCGATGGGTCCCGCTGGCCCAACCGGGCCCGCCGGTCCAGCGGGGCCGGCCGGACCGACCGGGCCTGCCGGCGCTGACGGCGCGGACGGCGCGGACGGTGCGGACGGCGCTGATGGCACAGATGGCTCGGATGGAGCGGATGGCGCCGACGGCGCGGATGGCGCCGATGGTGAGGACGGCGTCGACCTCACCGGCGTGCTCGCGCGAGCGGTTGTCCGCGCCAGCGGTGAAGTCCGTGCAGGCCGGGGGATCACCTCGGCCAGGCCGACCGATGGTGGCGGCCAGCCGCTTGTGGGAGTCTACGACCTCACGGTCGATGTCTCAGCTCGAACGCCCAACGCCGCCGCGACGCGAAATGACTTCCCGATCATCATCACGATCCGCGCGATCGCGGCTCAGCCGGACGGCGGCGAGCTGCTGTTGCTGGTCGCCCATTACCAGGCGCTGAGCCTGGACCTCGGAACGAACACGCTGGTGATTCGCGTCTTCATCGAGGACTTGCGGACAGGCATACGCAACAACGCCGAATTCAGCGCAGTCGTTTTTGATCCGTGA
- the cspA gene encoding putative cold shock protein A → MSKGTVKWFNDAKGFGFIQSDDGQDIFVHQTEIKAEGYRSLAEGAKVEFETTQGPKGLKAVNVRPLT, encoded by the coding sequence ATGTCCAAGGGAACGGTCAAGTGGTTCAACGACGCGAAGGGTTTCGGGTTCATCCAGTCGGATGACGGGCAGGATATCTTTGTCCACCAGACGGAGATCAAGGCCGAGGGCTATCGCAGCCTGGCGGAGGGGGCCAAGGTCGAGTTCGAGACGACCCAGGGACCCAAGGGGCTGAAGGCCGTCAACGTGCGGCCGCTCACGTAG
- a CDS encoding hypothetical protein (Bacterial pre-peptidase C-terminal domain), whose translation MKNSIPTSATASRDRFPSRDRKGALLPAASADARDISEMQRGQWKNRLLTGAALTATVLLASASTLAAENKRPVTVHVIGFGVDANTTAQLTNMAAAGGGRYFPAANEAELTHALGSAIGVQLAPTASNENEGNNSIGTPTVIASGASVSGKIDPVGDADFYTLDLDQQGRLDVHITPPPGLDIVVRVLNADGADLSGWIAPLAAGGETTGAVNIPARGTYIVQLGDNRNDAASPQPYTLELRFAAGDANEPNGSAGRATLITPGTDAYGSILPVGDQDWYAFDVPRLGAATIRFSQMAPEVDLHFRVLNSERADISGWLAPLKAGADNQAVVDLPAAGRYYIESGDGRNDAGAPAPYRLDLSYDAGDAAEPNNSAGAATRIEPNAQLLASILPRGDQDWFAFTVDHPGIVEVALTGVPAELDLHFRVLSPDWVDISGWVAPLRAGADNVAIVDLPTRGTYYLCVTDGKNDARAAACYALQLRYSRADDHEPNATIGAATEIGIGQDVSGSILPLRDVDCYSFELSQAGSAQISLTNVAPELDLVFRVLNAERVDVSGWKAPLRAGAETTAKVDLKAPGRYYLEVADAKNDARSTAPYTLRVTAP comes from the coding sequence ATGAAGAACTCCATCCCCACAAGCGCGACCGCCAGCCGCGACCGCTTTCCGAGCCGCGACCGTAAGGGAGCGCTTCTGCCAGCCGCGTCGGCGGACGCGCGAGACATCTCGGAGATGCAGCGCGGTCAATGGAAAAACCGCTTGCTTACGGGCGCGGCTCTGACCGCGACCGTCCTGCTGGCCAGCGCCAGCACGCTCGCCGCGGAGAACAAGCGGCCCGTGACGGTCCACGTGATCGGCTTCGGCGTGGACGCGAACACGACGGCGCAACTCACGAACATGGCCGCGGCCGGCGGCGGGCGCTATTTCCCCGCGGCCAACGAGGCGGAACTGACCCATGCCCTCGGCAGCGCCATCGGCGTGCAGCTCGCGCCGACCGCGAGCAACGAGAACGAGGGAAACAACTCCATCGGCACGCCGACGGTCATCGCGTCCGGCGCCAGCGTCAGCGGAAAAATCGACCCGGTCGGCGACGCCGACTTCTATACGCTCGACCTCGATCAGCAGGGCCGGCTGGACGTGCACATCACGCCGCCGCCCGGACTCGACATCGTCGTCCGCGTCCTGAACGCCGACGGCGCCGACCTGTCGGGCTGGATCGCACCGCTCGCGGCCGGCGGCGAAACGACCGGCGCCGTCAATATCCCCGCCCGCGGGACGTACATCGTGCAGCTCGGCGACAACCGCAACGACGCCGCTTCCCCGCAGCCTTACACGCTGGAGCTTCGCTTCGCCGCCGGCGACGCCAACGAGCCGAACGGCTCGGCCGGCCGCGCGACCCTGATCACGCCGGGAACCGACGCGTACGGCAGCATCCTTCCGGTGGGCGACCAGGACTGGTACGCCTTCGACGTGCCGCGCCTGGGCGCCGCCACGATTCGCTTTTCGCAGATGGCGCCCGAGGTGGACCTGCATTTTCGCGTCCTGAACTCAGAGCGCGCCGACATCTCCGGCTGGCTGGCGCCGCTGAAAGCCGGCGCCGACAACCAGGCCGTAGTCGACCTGCCGGCGGCCGGGCGCTACTACATCGAGTCCGGCGACGGCCGTAACGACGCCGGCGCCCCCGCGCCCTACCGGCTCGATCTCTCGTATGACGCCGGCGACGCGGCGGAGCCGAACAACAGCGCCGGCGCCGCCACGCGCATCGAGCCGAACGCACAACTGCTCGCCAGCATCTTGCCGCGCGGCGATCAGGACTGGTTCGCGTTCACCGTGGATCATCCCGGAATCGTCGAGGTCGCGCTGACGGGCGTACCGGCCGAGCTCGATCTGCACTTCCGCGTGCTCAGCCCGGACTGGGTGGATATTTCCGGCTGGGTGGCGCCGCTTCGGGCCGGCGCGGACAACGTGGCGATTGTCGATCTGCCGACGCGCGGCACGTACTACCTGTGCGTCACGGACGGAAAGAACGACGCGCGCGCCGCCGCCTGCTACGCGCTGCAGCTTCGCTACAGCCGCGCGGACGACCACGAGCCGAACGCCACCATCGGGGCGGCGACGGAGATCGGCATCGGTCAGGACGTGTCCGGATCGATCCTCCCGCTGCGCGACGTGGATTGTTATTCGTTTGAGCTGAGCCAGGCCGGGTCGGCGCAAATCTCTCTGACGAACGTCGCGCCTGAGCTGGACCTGGTCTTCCGCGTGCTGAACGCCGAGCGCGTCGACGTTTCCGGATGGAAGGCCCCGCTCCGCGCCGGCGCCGAAACGACGGCCAAGGTCGATCTCAAAGCGCCCGGGCGGTACTACCTCGAAGTGGCCGACGCGAAGAACGACGCCCGCTCGACCGCGCCCTACACGCTGCGCGTGACGGCGCCGTGA
- a CDS encoding von Willebrand factor type A domain protein, with translation MRSNRLLVAAGAILATLPNAASQPPAPGEILRIDATRWVMANGRVDDIRSTGILTPENPGGRSIPGVTPVPPPPPGTPPPPPASVLDVIAASADPMNVTLDLNKDGKFDDAAANPLIAAGALVPSGFTLAIAERVPGAPLPLSWIAPVPRFGGGNFYATVSIPAAGIVRGQELVTKEHYEGYTANSVIYESPDIGLVIVDNNLDGGTKQLSATANRKTQSRLVGYSNPLQTEIVEAGQSPLPDGRTQYTVTAVSDNGAEAGPNATYRWAVEARSGTSIIDVVGAPTLVFTLPFNTKPEDLPLTDWDEGQVKLTVVSSGWGPVVPAAAMGNPFLTPLPPPPQSVGLRTFVSAASTLSDTHVMYCKGGTRENKPTLQRSLCVLIDASGSMKDNNKMVQAKASAARVLQRLAAGTEVCLIVFYDCGRIVVEHAFTTDPAPLIAILPRIQPSGGTPLAAATAFAKDYMRKHASGATLDLVILSDGEESCGGDPLAAARD, from the coding sequence ATGAGATCCAACCGTCTGCTCGTCGCCGCCGGCGCAATCCTGGCGACGCTGCCCAACGCCGCCTCCCAGCCGCCGGCGCCGGGGGAAATATTACGCATTGACGCCACTCGCTGGGTCATGGCCAACGGCCGCGTCGACGACATTCGCAGCACCGGCATCCTGACGCCGGAGAACCCCGGCGGGCGCAGCATTCCGGGCGTCACGCCGGTCCCGCCGCCGCCGCCCGGAACGCCGCCGCCTCCGCCGGCGAGCGTGCTCGACGTGATCGCGGCCAGCGCCGACCCGATGAACGTCACGCTGGATCTGAACAAGGACGGGAAATTCGACGACGCTGCGGCCAATCCGCTCATCGCCGCCGGCGCCCTGGTTCCCAGCGGATTCACGCTGGCGATCGCGGAGCGCGTCCCCGGCGCGCCGCTGCCGCTGAGCTGGATCGCGCCCGTGCCGCGTTTCGGAGGCGGGAATTTCTACGCGACCGTGAGCATCCCGGCGGCCGGCATCGTCCGCGGCCAGGAACTCGTCACGAAGGAACACTACGAGGGCTACACGGCGAACTCCGTCATCTACGAGTCGCCCGACATCGGCCTGGTCATCGTTGACAACAACCTGGATGGCGGCACCAAGCAGCTTTCCGCGACCGCCAATCGAAAAACCCAATCTCGCCTGGTCGGATACTCCAATCCCCTCCAGACCGAGATCGTCGAAGCCGGCCAGTCGCCATTGCCCGACGGCCGCACGCAATACACCGTCACGGCGGTGAGCGACAATGGCGCCGAAGCCGGGCCCAACGCCACGTATCGCTGGGCGGTCGAAGCCCGCTCGGGAACCAGCATCATCGACGTGGTCGGCGCCCCCACGCTGGTCTTCACGCTGCCGTTCAACACCAAGCCCGAAGACCTGCCGCTGACGGACTGGGACGAGGGGCAGGTAAAGCTCACCGTGGTGTCATCCGGCTGGGGTCCGGTCGTGCCGGCCGCGGCGATGGGCAACCCGTTTCTGACGCCGTTGCCGCCGCCGCCGCAGAGCGTGGGCCTGCGGACGTTTGTCAGCGCCGCCTCGACGCTCAGCGACACGCACGTGATGTACTGCAAGGGTGGGACACGCGAGAACAAACCCACGCTGCAGCGCTCGCTGTGCGTGCTGATTGACGCCTCCGGCAGCATGAAAGACAACAACAAAATGGTGCAGGCCAAGGCCAGCGCCGCGCGCGTGTTGCAGCGCCTCGCGGCCGGCACGGAGGTGTGCCTGATCGTCTTCTACGACTGCGGCCGCATCGTCGTCGAGCACGCGTTCACCACCGACCCCGCCCCGCTGATCGCGATTCTGCCGCGCATTCAACCCAGCGGCGGCACGCCGCTCGCGGCGGCCACCGCATTCGCAAAGGATTACATGCGGAAGCACGCCTCGGGTGCGACGCTCGATCTCGTCATCCTGTCCGACGGCGAAGAGAGCTGCGGCGGCGACCCGCTCGCGGCGGCGAGGGATTGA